CTGATTCAGACCGAAGGCGGCACCAGCGCCAAGCCGTTCAGTGCCGGCAGCCTTGGCCTGATCGAAAAGGCGGCCCCCACCTTGGCCGCAGCCCACAGCATCAGTCGTGTGTCGACAGTGCCGGTGTTGTGTGCCTCAGGGCTCTCCGCCATCACAGTGCCGATGGCGATCGCTGCCGGCGCCGCCGGTGTTGGTGTTGGATCTGCGGTGAACCGCCTCAACGATGAGCTGGCCATGGTGGCCGTGGTGCGGGGCTTGCGGGAAGCCCTCAGGTCCTCTGTGCGGGTCAGCGTCTAAACCACGCCTAGCCTGGCTTTAACGCTGTTAGGAGCTCCATGGGTCCGATTGGCTGGCTGTTTCAGTGGCCGGTTCGGGCTTTGGTGCTCCTTCTGGTGGCGGCGATGCCGTTGGGGGTGGAGTTTTCAGGCTTTTCAACGGCCCTCGGTTCTGCAGCGCTGATTGGTTTGTTGGGGACGCTGCTGATTGTTCCGTTAAAGCTTTTGTTGGCGTTGCCCTGGGCTGTGGCCAGCCTGGGTGGATTGCTGGCTCCGGTGAGCTGGCTGTTCAATTGGCTGATCACAGTGATCCTGTTCAGCTTGGCGGCGGTGTTGATTGACGGGTTCCGGCTTAAAAATGGCCTGTCCAGCGCTGTATTGGGGGCTGTGGCTTACAGCGTGTTGAGCACCGTGTTCATTCGTTTGCTTGGTTTGGGCGATGTGAACCTGATCCGAGCAGCGCTGGCCTGAGTGTTTTTTGAACCCCGATGCCGCTGTTGGTGGCTTTAACCTGACCAGCCGGCATTAAGGCTCGCCCGTTCATGCCCGCCTTCGATCTCACGGCGCCCTATTCCCCAAAAGGGGACCAACCCACGGCAATCACCCAACTCGTGGATGGGGTGAATGGTGGCGAGCGTTATCAGACCCTCCTTGGTGCGACGGGGACAGGCAAAACCTTCACGATGGCCAATGTGATTGCCCAGACCGGGCGACCGGCGTTGGTGTTGGCCCATAACAAGACGTTGGCGGCTCAGCTGTGCAACGAGCTGCGGGAGTTTTTTCCCGAGAATGCCGTTGAGTACTTCATTTCGTACTACGACTACTACCAACCGGAGGCCTACGTTCCGGTGAGCGATACCTATATCGCCAAGACCGCGTCGATCAACGAAGAGATCGACATGCTGCGCCACTCCGCCACCCGCTCCTTGTTTGAGCGGCGCGATGTGATCGTGGTCGCGTCGATCAGCTGCATTTATGGCCTGGGGATTCCGAGTGAATACCTCAAGGCGGCGGTGAAGTTTGAAGTGGGAGCCACCCTCAACATTCGCGGGCAGTTGCGGGAGTTGGTCAACAACCAGTACAGCCGAAACGACACCGAAATCGCTCGGGGCCGTTTTCGGATGAAGGGTGATGTTCTGGAAATTGGTCCGGCCTACGACGACCGGTTGGTGCGCATTGAGTTGTTTGGCGATGAGGTGGAAGCGATCCGCTACGTCGACCCCACCACCGGGGAGATTTTGCAGAGCCTGGAGGACATCAACATTTATCCGGCGAAGCACTTCGTCACTCCGAAAGACCGTTTAGACGACGCGATTAAGGCGATCCGCATGGAACTCAGAGATCGTCTTGAGTTTTTGAATGGCGAAGGCAAATTGTTGGAGGCGCAGCGGCTGGAGCAGCGCACCAAGTACGACTTGGAGATGCTCGACCAAGTTGGGTATTGCAATGGCGTGGAGAATTACGCCCGGCATCTGGCCGGTCGAGAGGCGGGCACACCGCCTGAATGCCTGATTGATTACTTTCCGGACGATTGGCTGCTGATCGTGGATGAAAGCCACGTCACCTGCTCGCAATTGCAGGCGATGTACAACGGCGATCAAGCCCGTAAAAAGGTGTTGGTAGACCACGGCTTTCGGCTGCCCAGTGCCGCCGATAACCGGCCGTTGAAGGGCTCAGAATTTTGGGAGAAGGCCCGTCAAACAGTGTTCGTGAGTGCCACGCCGGGCAATTGGGAATTGGAGGTGAGCACTGGTCAGGTGGCGCAACAGGTCATTCGTCCCACTGGGGTGTTGGATCCACTAATTGAGGTGCGGCCCACCACCGGCCAGGTGGACGATTTATTGGGCGAAATTCGGGATCGTGCTGCGAAGAATCAGCGGGTCTTGGTGACCACCCTCACCAAGCGGATGGCAGAAGATCTCACCGATTATTTGGCCGAAAACGGCACACGGGTGCGTTATCTCCACTCGGAGATCCATTCGATTGAGCGGATCGAGATCATTCAAGATTTACGGCTCGGTGAATACGACGTTCTGGTGGGAGTGAACCTGCTGCGGGAGGGTTTGGATCTCCCCGAGGTGTCGCTTGTGGCGATTTTGGATGCCGATAAGGAGGGTTTCCTGCGGGCTGAGCGTTCCTTAATTCAGACGATCGGTCGGGCGGCGCGCCATGTGGAGGGCAAGGCGCTGCTTTACGCCGAGAACATGACCGATTCGATGCTCAAGGCGATTGATGTCACCGAGAAACGGCGCAAGATCCAGCACACCTACAACGAGGAGCACGGCATCGTTCCGACGGCTGCGGGCAAGAAGGCGAGCAATTCGATTTTGAGCTTCCTGGAGTTGTCCAGGAAGCTGAAGCAAGACGGCCCTGATGCCGACCTGGTGGAGGTGGCGGGTAAAGCGGTTCGGGCCTTAGAAAAAGATGCCGATGCGGGATTGGCACTCGAGGCCTTGCCCGAATTGATCGATCAGCTCGAAAGCAAGATGAAGGATGCCGCCAAGAAGCTCGACTTTGAAGAGGCGGCCAACTTGCGTGATCGGGTGAAGCAACTGCGCCAAAAGATGGCCGGCAGCCGCTGATAAATAGGTAGAGGTTTAAAATTTTATGCTTTTATGAGATTAATTTCTTTCGGATTGTCCCTTGCAAAATGTTGTCAGTTCTTTGTTTTGCCTTTAATTCAAATCAAGGCCATTTTGGTAAGTCAGGCATATCATGATTCGTAGTTTTTGGCCTCTATTGATTCCATTCAGTGTCGCTTTGATCGGCAGTTGGAGGCTTTCTGCTGAATCAACGATTCCGACAGGAGGGCAGCAACAAGTCTTTTCCCGTCGCGATAAGCAAAGTTTCCCTAATTACACATTCCCGCCTTCTGGCAATCTCACAACATGCCAGCAAGATCCATCGCTGGATGAAGCGCTACTACGACAAGGGAAACGGCTTGGAGTTCGTGTGCTCGCTGGCCAGCCTGAATTAGTTAGCAAAGATGCAACCTATCGGGCAGAGCATGGCCGTCTCGGAACGATTACCTTGAAGCAGCGATCGATGAGTGCTGCCGTTCGCTGTATGTTAATTAGTCATGAATTTATTCATGTACTTCAGCATTTGCATGGCAATCTGAAGGGTGTGGACTCCTTGGAGTGGCAAATAGCCCCAGAGGATATACAGCGTTTCGGATCGATCCAGGAGGCGGAGGCTTATCGCTATCAGAATCGCGCTGGTCATGTGATTCACCTCTTGCGGCAAACGCCGATCCCGCAGTGATCAAACTTTTACAATTGAAAATGTTTGCTCATTTTAGATTTTATTCTGGGAAATTGTTAATTTTTCTCATTATGCTGTTTTCGCGAATAAGATTCAACTGCAAAATTAGTTTGCCCAACTCTCGTTTTGTTCAGCGGCGTAGCACCATCAACTGTTGAGGTTCAGCAGTCTGAAAGCCCAGTTGACTATAAAAACCTGCACTATTTGTCGTCATTAAATAAACACGTTCCACCCCTATTACGGCGGGCGCATGCAGCAGTTCTTCCAGCACGCGTCGACCCAAGCCATGGCCTTGTAAGTCGCCTGCCACCACGATGTCCCAGAGGACGGCTCGGCTGAATCCATCGGAGGTGGCTCGCCCGAAACCCACCAGACGCTTGCCGCGCCAAACACTCACGACTGCGTCACTTCCTGATAAAAGCCGCCGCAACTGCTCGAAGCTCCGGCCTCGGGCCCAGAAGGCATGGCGATCTAATAGCCGCTGCAGTTTGAGCAGTGCGCGGGATGGGATGAAATTCGGTCCTAGTCCAAAAAAACGGAGCCCGGGGGCACCTGGCGCGTGGTGAACCAACCGGATTGGAGCCATGGGTTTGGTGGATGGATGTTTGATTGCGTTCCTCTCCAAATCTCAAGGGGCTAGTGCCTGTTTCAAAAGGTTTGTTAGTGGCAAATTGCTAGGGGAAGCGACTGGGATGCTCAGGAGTGCCTCAGGGTTAGCAAAAAGATGTTGAACGAGAGCTTCTAGTTCGTCCAGTGAGTTGGCCCAGAACACATCAGGACGATCAGCAAGTTGGTGTAGGTCTCCCATCAGATTGCGGTCCCCGACAATCACCTGAGCGACTCCTGCGGCCATCACCTCAAAAAAGCGATGGTTGAGGTCGTTGTTGAGGGGCACATTCAGGACAAGAGCATGTTGGGCATAGAGGGTTGCTGCCTCTTCTGCACTGCGTGTTGTGGCATGTCTGAAGGGCACAGACTTCCTGTCGATTAAGGCTTCTACAAGCTCGCGACGATGGGGGTGATGGGGGCCAAGACTTCCCACATGCAGCAATTCCAAGCGACGTTGGCTGATCGGGGTGGGGGTGGCTGTCGGGTAACGAAAAAAGGTTGGAGCGAGGCAGCGCACCGGAACCTTGAGGCGTTGTTGAACGCCGTCGACCGATGACGGATTGAATGTGAGGAGTACGGCGTCGTGGGGTTCTTTCCTCAGATAACCCTCAAGGGTCTCGATCGGTGCTGGTCCGTGATGGAGATCTCCACATGCCAGCAACGTTGGCCCAGGCCAGGCGCGTACATCGCGCAATGGAGCGCTTCGCATAAGGAACGGGTCGCTGTAATGCAGCAACACGCCACGACTGTCCCAGCGCCGTCGAGCGAGAGCTTCGAGGAGTCTTGGCACTGTCGGCTCGTTCAGGTGGAGTGACTCAGGCCCATCAGGAATCCGGGGGCCGGCCTGCAGTAGTGATGCCTGCTGCCATAGCGGCTGGAACGTGCCGTAATGAAACAGCACGGTGGTGATGGGGTGTTTCAAGACGGCTCAATCTCCCAGTTGATCCAGCACTTGCTGAGCGCGCTGCACCACCGCCATTGGAACACCAGCGAGACGTGCGGCTTCGATGCCGTAGCTTCGGCTGGCTCCGCCTGGCCTCACCTGGTGCAAGAAGAGCAGATTGTCACCCGTTTCTTCCACCATCACCTGAAAGTTGGCCACGTTGTCGCGTTCGCCAGCCAAGGCGTTGAGCTCGTGATAATGCGTAGCGAACACGGTGCGGGCCTTGAGGTCGCCGGCCAGATGTTCACTCACAGCCCAGGCGATCGAGAGGCCATCGAAGGTGGCGGTGCCTCGCCCAATCTCGTCGAGCAACACCAGAGAGCGTGATGTGGCGTGATGCAGGATGTTGGCTGTTTCGGCCATTTCCACCATGAAGGTGGATTGGCCAGCGGCGAGATCATCGACGGCACCAACGCGGGTGAAAATCCGATCGGCAATGCCGATTTTCGCCTCTTTGGCGGGCACCCAGCTGCCGACTTGAGCGAGCAGTTGGATCAGACCGATTTGGCGCAAATAACAGCTTTTGCCACTGGCGTTGGGTCCAGTCAGCACGACTAAATCTCTGCCGTTGCCGAGGGCTACATCGTTCGGTGTGAAGGGAGTTTCCACCAGCAGCTGTTCCACCACGGGGTGCCGCGCTGCCGAGAGAGTCAGCTCACGGTTGTTGGTCAGTTCAGGCGCACAAAAGTTGCTGGTGGCGGCCACGTCCGCCAGGCCAGTCAGAGCATCGAGCCCGGCCACCGCCCGAGCGGCTTCGCGGATTGATGTGGCCATCAGTCCCACCTGCTCCCGCAACTGCACGAACAGCTCGTACTCGCGCTGGCAGGCACGGGCACGCAACTGGAAAATGTGTCCTTCCCGCTCCTTGAGCTCGGGGGTGATGAAGCGTTCTTCATTGGCGAGCGTTTGGCGTCGGATCCAGTGGTCCGGCACGCTTGATGTTTTGGCTTTGCTCACCGCGAGGAAGTAGCCGAAGGTGCGGTGGTGTTGAAGCCTCAGGGTGCTGATCCCGCTCCCCTGCCGCTCCTGTCGTTCTTGCTGCGCGAGCCAGGCGTCTTGATCATCGAGTTGGTTGCGCAGACCGTCGAGAAGAGGGTCGACTCCATCGTGGATGAACCCCCCTTCGCTGAGGGACAGTGGCGGCGCTTCCTTCAGTGTGTTGCTGACGGTTGTTGCCAGCTCCTGTAGCTGTGGTTGTGGATCAAACAGTGCCTGGAGCCATGCAGGCCCATCTGTGAGCTGGCCGTTGAGTTGAGCGGCGAGTTGCGGCAGTCGTTCCAGCCCGTCGGCGATGGCCACTAAATCTCTAGCACCGGCATGGCCGGCTCCGGCGCGTCCTGCCAACCGTTCGAGATCGCCCATGGGTCGCAGCAGTCGGCGCAGCGTTTGGCGCAAGGGCCGCTTCTCCACAAGGCGGCTCACCACGGTTTGGCGTTGCTGGATCGCAGAACGATCCATAAGCGGGGCTTCAATCCAGCGGCGTAGGCAACGCCCTCCCATGGCGGTGAGGGTGCGATCGATGGCCCATAGCAACGATCCCTGCAGTAGCCCATCCCGCTGGGTGGCGGTGAGTTCCAAGTTGCGGCGGGTTTGGGCATCTAGAACGAGGCTGTCGCCGTTGTGAACGATTGCGGGCACGTCCAGGGGAACTCGAGCGTTGTCTTCGAGCGGTTGGGTGTCGCCGACGTACTGCAGTAAACCGCCGATGGCCTGCAGGGCGAGCGGTACTTCCGGTAGACCGATGCCATCGAGACTGGCCAGGTTGTAGTGCTCCAGCAGCACAGCCTCCGCTTCAGGGCGGCTGAAGGGGGTGCTGCTCATTGGCGTGAGTCCGACGCGATCTGGGCACCAGGCCGGAGCAGGATCGTCGCCACTCCAAAGCAGTTCGGAGGCCTGAAGCCGCGCCAGGTGTTGATGTAAGCCATCACTGCCTTCCCGCTGCAACACCTGCACATCACCGGTGCTCACATCCGCTTGGGCCAATCCCCAGCGAAATGGCTGGTGTTGGGTGGCTGGCTCCACCACCACCGCGGCAAGCCAGTTGTTGCGTCGGGCCGTGAGCATGCCTTCCTCAAGCACCGTGCCGGGGGTGAGCACGCGGGTGATGTCCCGCTTCAGCAGGGCGCCTTTGGTGGGGGTGGTTTCGAGTTGATCACAGAGCGCTACGGAATACCCGAGGCGAATCAAATCGCTGCAATGCCGTTCGGCGGCGTGATGGGGAATGCCCGCCATCGGCACCCGCCCGATCGCTTTTCCGGCATCTTTTCCCGTAAGGGTGAGCTCTAGCTCACGCGACAAGGTGATGGCATCTTCAAAAAAGCATTCAAAAAAGTCGCCTAACCGGTAGAGCAGCACCCGCTCCGGGTGCGCCATTTTGAGTTCCACGTAATGGCGCAGCACCGGTGTGAGCTGCTCAGGTTTGAGTTGGCTGTGGTGGCCCCATGCCGGCTCGTCGGTGGACGTGGTGTCGTCACGGGTTTCATCTGCTCGGTCGTCTGGATCAACTCCGGCCGTTGGTGTTGATCCGCTGGTTTCGTTGCGTCGGCGCGGTCGAGCCAAGGCGTCTTTGCTTAGGTCTGCATCGCTGAGGTTGTGATCGGAGTTGAACGGGTTCGGCAGATCGCCAGTTGATGGTCTTGTGTTTGGGGCATTGACCGTTGGCTCAGGCGCGCCAAAGAGGCTGCCTTGCAGGGATAGTTCCATGGAGCTGTCGATGGATCTCGGCACAGGCTCCTGATCGAGGCTTCAAATCGTAGGGGCCACAGCGTGTGAAGACATCATCACT
The DNA window shown above is from Synechococcus sp. CC9902 and carries:
- the uvrB gene encoding excinuclease ABC subunit UvrB codes for the protein MPAFDLTAPYSPKGDQPTAITQLVDGVNGGERYQTLLGATGTGKTFTMANVIAQTGRPALVLAHNKTLAAQLCNELREFFPENAVEYFISYYDYYQPEAYVPVSDTYIAKTASINEEIDMLRHSATRSLFERRDVIVVASISCIYGLGIPSEYLKAAVKFEVGATLNIRGQLRELVNNQYSRNDTEIARGRFRMKGDVLEIGPAYDDRLVRIELFGDEVEAIRYVDPTTGEILQSLEDINIYPAKHFVTPKDRLDDAIKAIRMELRDRLEFLNGEGKLLEAQRLEQRTKYDLEMLDQVGYCNGVENYARHLAGREAGTPPECLIDYFPDDWLLIVDESHVTCSQLQAMYNGDQARKKVLVDHGFRLPSAADNRPLKGSEFWEKARQTVFVSATPGNWELEVSTGQVAQQVIRPTGVLDPLIEVRPTTGQVDDLLGEIRDRAAKNQRVLVTTLTKRMAEDLTDYLAENGTRVRYLHSEIHSIERIEIIQDLRLGEYDVLVGVNLLREGLDLPEVSLVAILDADKEGFLRAERSLIQTIGRAARHVEGKALLYAENMTDSMLKAIDVTEKRRKIQHTYNEEHGIVPTAAGKKASNSILSFLELSRKLKQDGPDADLVEVAGKAVRALEKDADAGLALEALPELIDQLESKMKDAAKKLDFEEAANLRDRVKQLRQKMAGSR
- a CDS encoding glycosyltransferase, whose protein sequence is MKHPITTVLFHYGTFQPLWQQASLLQAGPRIPDGPESLHLNEPTVPRLLEALARRRWDSRGVLLHYSDPFLMRSAPLRDVRAWPGPTLLACGDLHHGPAPIETLEGYLRKEPHDAVLLTFNPSSVDGVQQRLKVPVRCLAPTFFRYPTATPTPISQRRLELLHVGSLGPHHPHRRELVEALIDRKSVPFRHATTRSAEEAATLYAQHALVLNVPLNNDLNHRFFEVMAAGVAQVIVGDRNLMGDLHQLADRPDVFWANSLDELEALVQHLFANPEALLSIPVASPSNLPLTNLLKQALAP
- a CDS encoding GNAT family N-acetyltransferase; its protein translation is MAPIRLVHHAPGAPGLRFFGLGPNFIPSRALLKLQRLLDRHAFWARGRSFEQLRRLLSGSDAVVSVWRGKRLVGFGRATSDGFSRAVLWDIVVAGDLQGHGLGRRVLEELLHAPAVIGVERVYLMTTNSAGFYSQLGFQTAEPQQLMVLRR
- a CDS encoding phage holin family protein; this encodes MGPIGWLFQWPVRALVLLLVAAMPLGVEFSGFSTALGSAALIGLLGTLLIVPLKLLLALPWAVASLGGLLAPVSWLFNWLITVILFSLAAVLIDGFRLKNGLSSAVLGAVAYSVLSTVFIRLLGLGDVNLIRAALA
- the mutS gene encoding DNA mismatch repair protein MutS; amino-acid sequence: MELSLQGSLFGAPEPTVNAPNTRPSTGDLPNPFNSDHNLSDADLSKDALARPRRRNETSGSTPTAGVDPDDRADETRDDTTSTDEPAWGHHSQLKPEQLTPVLRHYVELKMAHPERVLLYRLGDFFECFFEDAITLSRELELTLTGKDAGKAIGRVPMAGIPHHAAERHCSDLIRLGYSVALCDQLETTPTKGALLKRDITRVLTPGTVLEEGMLTARRNNWLAAVVVEPATQHQPFRWGLAQADVSTGDVQVLQREGSDGLHQHLARLQASELLWSGDDPAPAWCPDRVGLTPMSSTPFSRPEAEAVLLEHYNLASLDGIGLPEVPLALQAIGGLLQYVGDTQPLEDNARVPLDVPAIVHNGDSLVLDAQTRRNLELTATQRDGLLQGSLLWAIDRTLTAMGGRCLRRWIEAPLMDRSAIQQRQTVVSRLVEKRPLRQTLRRLLRPMGDLERLAGRAGAGHAGARDLVAIADGLERLPQLAAQLNGQLTDGPAWLQALFDPQPQLQELATTVSNTLKEAPPLSLSEGGFIHDGVDPLLDGLRNQLDDQDAWLAQQERQERQGSGISTLRLQHHRTFGYFLAVSKAKTSSVPDHWIRRQTLANEERFITPELKEREGHIFQLRARACQREYELFVQLREQVGLMATSIREAARAVAGLDALTGLADVAATSNFCAPELTNNRELTLSAARHPVVEQLLVETPFTPNDVALGNGRDLVVLTGPNASGKSCYLRQIGLIQLLAQVGSWVPAKEAKIGIADRIFTRVGAVDDLAAGQSTFMVEMAETANILHHATSRSLVLLDEIGRGTATFDGLSIAWAVSEHLAGDLKARTVFATHYHELNALAGERDNVANFQVMVEETGDNLLFLHQVRPGGASRSYGIEAARLAGVPMAVVQRAQQVLDQLGD